A region of Arabidopsis thaliana chromosome 5, partial sequence DNA encodes the following proteins:
- a CDS encoding nuclease (unknown protein; BEST Arabidopsis thaliana protein match is: unknown protein (TAIR:AT1G43722.1); Has 496 Blast hits to 496 proteins in 68 species: Archae - 0; Bacteria - 0; Metazoa - 3; Fungi - 23; Plants - 470; Viruses - 0; Other Eukaryotes - 0 (source: NCBI BLink).), producing MLLEEEANMEECIAHQIYSNEVSCQTLIRMSSEAFTQLCEILHGKYGLQSSTNISLDESVAIFLIICASNDTQRDIALRFGHAQETIWRKFHDVLKAMERLAVEYIRPRKVEELRAISNRLQDDTRYWPFLMDLLGIASFNVLAICDLDMLFTYCFVGMAGSTHDARVLSAAISDDPLFHVPPDSKYYLVDSGYANKRGYLAPYRREHREAQDIISNNFLTVNLFETHNIKDYDFDNVDSENNVVQAPHDATDEQDNNDGIEIEESSEAEMYMRIVRDQIAEHIWSVKGYGSRRCR from the exons ATGTtactagaagaagaagcgaatATGGAAGAATGCATAGCTC ATCAAATTTACAGTAATGAAGTTTCATGTCAGACACTTATCCGAATGAGTTCAGAGGCATTCACACAGTTATGTGAAATATTACATGGGAAGTATGGTTTACAAAGCTCGACGAACATAAGCCTCGACGAGAGTGTTGCAATCTTTCTAATCATTTGTGCCTCAAATGATACACAACGTGATATTGCATTAAGGTTTGGACATGCCCAAGAGACAATTTGGCGAAAGTTTCATGATGTGCTTAAAGCAATGGAACGATTGGCTGTAGAGTATATACGCCCAAGAAAAGTCGAAGAACTTAGAGCTATCTCTAATCGTTTGCAAGATGATACAAGATATTGGCCATTTTTAATGGATTTATTG GGAATTGCAAGCTTCAATGTTCTAGCTATATGCGATCTTGACATGCTTTTCACATATTGTTTTGTCGGGATGGCAGGATCTACCCATGATGCACGTGTCCTTTCGGCTGCGATAAGTGATGATCCACTATTTCATGTACCTCCAGATAGTAAGTATTATCTTGTAGATTCTGGATATGCTAATAAACGTGGATATTTAGCTCCATACCGAAGAGAACATAGAGAGGCACAAGATATCATctccaataattttttaacgGTGAACCTCTTCGAAACA CATAATATTAAAGACTATGATTTTGACAATGTTGATTCTGAGAATAATGTTGTACAAGCTCCACATGATGCGACAGATGAGCAAGATAACAATGATGGTATTGAAATTGAAGAATCATCAGAGGCAGAAATGTATATGCGGATAGTTCGTGATCAAATTGCTGAACACATATGGTCAGTAAAAGGATATGGATCTCGACGTTGTcgataa
- a CDS encoding uncharacterized protein (unknown protein; Has 4 Blast hits to 4 proteins in 2 species: Archae - 0; Bacteria - 0; Metazoa - 0; Fungi - 0; Plants - 4; Viruses - 0; Other Eukaryotes - 0 (source: NCBI BLink).) — protein sequence MLVKEHRVEVQAIQDAMNLVKPTKIYITVLQNKPLPFKDLLDVIHSKHDLEQDFRYSPHTLGVQLDLEQEPYDDDGVPADDIEEHGQTAPPFENSNLRAYDDDLPRLSRSTDS from the exons ATGCTGGTGAAGGAACATCGAGTAGAGGTGCAAGCAATACAAGATGCAAT GAATTTGgtgaaaccaacaaaaatatatataactgtgCTACAAAATAAGCCTCTTCCTTTCAAAGATTTACTAGATGTTATACATAGCAAACATGATCTTGAGCAAGATTTTCGCTATTCACCCCACACACTTGGAGTTCAGCTTGATCTCGAACAAGAAccatatgatgatgatggtgtgCCAGCAGATGACATAGAAGAACATGGTCAAACAGCACCTCCCTTTGAGAATTCTAATCTAAGAgcatatgatgatgatttacCACGACTCTCTCGGTCAACTgatagttag